The Neodiprion virginianus isolate iyNeoVirg1 chromosome 5, iyNeoVirg1.1, whole genome shotgun sequence genome contains a region encoding:
- the LOC124306104 gene encoding nuclear factor of activated T-cells 5 isoform X3 codes for MAPDLGGKRSPGRAITAAHCSVGGMLLLQHRRSAVGHSLDGYLHAGSAGGLSSTATGTSARGTVAPTARTYSSRRINHPRQSAQPKVLLASARPNSGIRGSDELAARLISAQDACDNSNDSGLGFEERQQQQQQQQQLSNAGWSAGEEDSKRRRMDIKLESEDANFAFPEVQARGRNETKTAARGNTNGIGGASIPRDSTSRDGKTQLQIICQPEQQHRARYQTEGSRGAVKDRTGNGFPIVRLVGYDKPTTLQVFIGTDLGRVAPHMFYQACRVSGKNSTPCVERKVDGTIVIEVDMDPAKEMLVTCDCVGILKERNVDVEHRFPQEAGILQGRSKKKSTRCRMVFRTTISHPNGTTETLQICSQPIVCTQPPGIPEISKKSLRSCPCTGGLELFVLGKNFLKDTRIVFHLDDEDMSSSMEPHWECAVLPDKEFLQQTHLVCVVPPYRRQDLEPNESVSVKLYAVSSGKTSEPHAFLYTAASAAPEPSVGKIESVLPVLTTTSAEATLTSSTEVVSLTSVSTSSLLSPVVTSTSSFASTMEQQPSQPHSEPQQVQQQQQQQQKQPQQQQQQQQQQEVLKSESCQSPPSSSSPVTPVMMWTTQSQSSCTNVMMPPPPMIASPILSIHSSSDLQLILPDNLKTEILDESSQSSMISENSMQGLPSSTATSQQAASRPLQISGEGSREAPASLLSVVSANVSAAVSPSEETAVNLLGVADMIRNQHPLALSPQDPFSVMQDSPQVKVLSPRHINKESTGLLSSGDGDGSSSGRVQGAGVVDLRMKQQQQQQQDFSTLTTFAATAPDQSLPAQSGHSIEKYLNHIETSPSQNKEPERGGAGGDFVASVQQRGSIISTGRQQQQQVSQPPNILAPTHATKKLDALVNSAAETHQLGSPVPASEISTVNLIGHVSPDAEAIHLQQQHDVMSGSPQPRNSPPIPVKAMILEALMPAPTISGQPMTPVSVAVPANNGAPEKLPEENLLTTIATALLPPMQEPPINTAAGTAASPTCVTTIHRPLQVPSEPIPSAAEQIQQMQVLAQQEVAAMQQVQQVEQVMAQAQQQVEQVVAHAHQQAVQAVQQAQQQVVQQVVQHAQVVQHAVQQVQAVQQVQAVPAVQQAVQQATQEAVQQAVQQATQEVVQQVQAVQQAVQQAQAAQAMQHAVQQDIGSMLSQPAGFVAEASSALASGAAQEPSQQRLTTAAEQAINSVITNATQDIINNRPITTTTAHAIIATKNILNSVATQSAQLMNTAMEGILPKSPTGQGPMVEQVTNKATLPVGNSSQGVSVPVTASGPVNPSNAGPPARKPEDAGGMLPQELTSMSEHDLLSYINPSCFDPQGGFLM; via the exons GAAGTGCTGGGGGTCTGTCATCAACTGCGACTGGGACTTCCGCGAGAGGAACGGTAGCGCCAACGGCTAGAACATATTCTTCGAGGAGGATCAATCACCCTCGTCAAAGTGCGCAGCCCAAGGTGCTGCTTGCCTCGGCGAGGCCAAACTCTGGTATCCGGGGTTCCGATGAACTCGCGGCGAGACTGATAAGCGCCCAGGACGCCTGTGACAATTCTAACGACTCGGGCCTCGGCTTCGAagagcggcagcagcagcagcagcagcagcagcagctctCCAACGCC GGCTGGAGCGCTGGCGAGGAGGATTCGAAGCGGCGCAGAATGGACATAAAGCTGGAATCGGAGGACGCCAACTTTGCGTTCCCGGAAGTTCAGGCACGCGGCCGAAACGAGACGAAGACCGCTGCAAGGGGCAATACAAATGGTATCGGAGGTGCTTCTATTCCCAGAG ATAGTACGTCAAGAGACGGAAAGACGCAACTGCAGATAATCTGTCAACCAGAGCAGCAGCATAGAGCTAGATACCAAACAGAGGGTTCACGAGGCGCTGTGAAGGATCGGACAGGAAATGGATTCCCAATAGTGCGTCTGGTCGGTTACGACAAGCCAACGACCCTCCAGGTCTTCATTGGCACAGATCTGGGTCGAGTTGCTCCACACATGTTTTACCAGGCATGCAGAGTGAGTGGAAAAAACTCGACCCCTTGCGTTGAGCGCAAGGTGGATGGTACGATTGTCATTGAGGTGGACATGGATCCGGCAAAAGAAATGCTGGTCACCTGTGACTGCGTCGGCATTCTGAAAGAGCGAAATGTTGATGTCGAGCATAGGTTTCCCCAGGAAGCTGGCATTCTTCAGGGGCGCAGCAAAAAGAAATCTACCAGGTGTCGCATGGTGTTTCGCACTACTATTTCGCACCCCAACGGCACCACTGAAACTCTACAAATTTGCTCACAACCCATCGTTTGCA CTCAACCGCCAGGCATACCAGAAATCAGCAAAAAATCTCTCAGGTCATGTCCATGCACCGGTGGGCTGGAGCTGTTCGTGCTGGGAAAGAACTTCCTGAAGGATACACGAATCGTGTTTCACCTGGACGACGAAGATATGTCGAGCAGCATGGAGCCACACTGGGAATGCGCCGTGCTTCCTGACAAGGAATTTCTGCAGCAGACACATCTGGTCTGCGTGGTTCCGCCATACAGACGCCAAGATCTCGAACCCAACGAGTCGGTTAGTGTGAAACTCTACGCAGTTTCATCGGGGAAGACTAGCGAGCCTCATGCTTTTCTTTATACCGCTGCCTCTGCCGCTCCTGAACCATCTGTTGGAAAAATAGAATCTGTTTTACCCGTTTTGACCACTACTTCAGCCGAAGCCACTCTGACTTCGTCCACAGAGGTTGTTTCTCTGACAAGCGTTTCTACGAGCT cGCTACTTTCGCCAGTGGTGACAAGCACGTCAAGTTTCGCATCGACCATGGAACAGCAGCCGTCGCAGCCTCACTCCGAGCCGCAACAAgtg caacaacaacaacaacaacaacaaaaacaaccacaacaacagcagcagcagcagcagcagcaagaAGTGTTGAAGAGCGAGAGCTGCCAGTCACCTCCATCATCAAGTTCGCCAGTAACGCCTGTAATGATGTGGACCACACAGTCCCAGAGTTCGTGCACAAATGTAATGATGCCACCACCTCCGATGATTGCAAGCCCAATACTAAGCATTCACTCGTCTTCCGATCTCCAGCTGATACTCCCCGATAACCTGAAAACCGAGATCCTCGACGAAAGCAGTCAGAGCAGTATGATTAGCGAAAACAGCATGCAGGGACTGCCGAGCAGCACAGCAACCAGCCAGCAAGCAGCGTCCCGTCCCCTGCAAATAAGTGGCGAAGGCTCGAGGGAGGCTCCAGCATCACTTCTGTCTGTCGTTAGCGCTAATGTCTCAGCAGCTGTGAGTCCCTCTGAGGAGACAGCAGTTAATCTGCTCGGGGTCGCAGACATGATTCGAAATCAACATCCGCTCGCCCTCTCTCCGCAAGATCCCTTCAGCGTTATGCAAGACTCTCCTCAAGTGAAGGTCCTCAGTCCACGACACATCAATAAAGAATCGACGGGGCTTTTGTCGTCCGGAGACGGAGACGGAAGCTCCAGTGGACGGGTCCAGGGTGCAGGTGTCGTCGATCtacgaatgaaacaacaacaacagcagcaacaggaTTTCTCCACCCTGACGACGTTTGCTGCAACTGCTCCTGATCAAAGTCTTCCTGCGCAAAGCGGACACAGCATTGAGAAGTATCTGAACCACATTGAGACTTCCCCGTCACAGAACAAGGAGCCAGAGAGAggcggagcaggaggcgatTTTGTGGCCAGCGTCCAGCAGCGAGGGTCGATTATATCGACCGGCaggcaacagcagcagcaggttTCGCAACCTCCAAATATCCTTGCTCCGACACACGCGACTAAGAAATTAGATGCTTTGGTCAATTCTGCAGCTGAAACGCACCAGCTTGGTTCACCAGTTCCAGCCTCTGAAATCTCGACGGTGAATCTGATAGGGCATGTTTCTCCGGACGCCGAGGCGATCCATCTACAGCAGCAGCACGACGTTATGTCTGGATCTCCGCAGCCAAGGAACAGTCCGCCTATTCCTGTTAAGGCGATGATACTCGAGGCACTCATGCCCGCGCCAACTATCTCTGGACAGCCCATGACACCTGTCAGCGTCGCTGTTCCTGCAAATAATGGAGCACCTGAGAAATTGCCTGAGGAAAATCTTCTAACGACTATTGCCACTGCGCTTCTGCCTCCCATGCAGGAACCACCGATCAATACTGCTGCTGGTACCGCCGCTTCGCCTACTTGCGTTACCACCATTCATCGTCCGCTGcag GTACCAAGCGAGCCGATTCCCTCAGCAGCTGAACAGATCCAGCAGATGCAGGTTCTTGCACAGCAGGAAGTGGCTGCAATGCAGCAAGTCCAACAGGTTGAGCAAGTGATGGCACAGGCTCAGCAGCAAGTTGAGCAGGTTGTGGCCCATGCACATCAGCAGGCAGTTCAGGCAGTTCAGCAGGCGCAACAGCAAGTGGTCCAGCAGGTTGTCCAGCATGCGCAGGTGGTCCAGCACGCGGTCCAGCAGGTCCAGGCAGTCCAGCAGGTACAGGCGGTTCCAGCGGTGCAGCAGGCGGTTCAACAGGCTACGCAGGAGGCTGTTCAACAGGCGGTTCAGCAGGCGACCCAAGAAGTGGTCCAGCAAGTCCAGGCGGTTCAGCAAGCGGTGCAGCAGGCACAGGCAGCACAGGCAATGCAGCATGCGGTTCAGCAAGACATAGGATCGATGCTGAGCCAGCCGGCAGGTTTTGTTGCCGAAGCGAGTTCGGCCCTGGCCAGTGGAGCAGCGCAGGAGCCAAGCCAGCAGAGGCTGACAACAGCTGCCGAGCAGGCGATAAATTCAGTGATAACAAACGCGACACAGGATATAATAAACAATCGTCCAATAACTACGACGACAGCGCACGCGATCATTGCCACAAAGAATATTCTCAACAGTGTTGCGACGCAGAGCGCACAGCTAATGAACACCGCCATGGAGGGGATTCTGCCGAAGTCTCCGACTGGACAGGGTCCCATGGTCGAGCAAGTTACCAACAAGGCGACATTGCCAGTGGGCAATTCTAGCCAAGGTGTCAGTGTGCCTGTAACTGCCAGCGGGCCTGTTAATCCCAGCAACGCTGGACCACCTGCCAGGAAACCTGAGGATGCTGGGGGCATGTTGCCACAGGAATTAACTTCTATGTCTGAGCATGACCTTCTCAGCTATATCAATCCCAGCTGTTTTGATCCCCAAGGAGGATTTCTCATGTAG
- the LOC124306104 gene encoding nuclear factor of activated T-cells 5 isoform X1: MAPDLGGKRSPGRAITAAHCSVGGMLLLQHRRSAVGHSLDGYLHAGSAGGLSSTATGTSARGTVAPTARTYSSRRINHPRQSAQPKVLLASARPNSGIRGSDELAARLISAQDACDNSNDSGLGFEERQQQQQQQQQLSNAGWSAGEEDSKRRRMDIKLESEDANFAFPEVQARGRNETKTAARGNTNGIGGASIPRDSTSRDGKTQLQIICQPEQQHRARYQTEGSRGAVKDRTGNGFPIVRLVGYDKPTTLQVFIGTDLGRVAPHMFYQACRVSGKNSTPCVERKVDGTIVIEVDMDPAKEMLVTCDCVGILKERNVDVEHRFPQEAGILQGRSKKKSTRCRMVFRTTISHPNGTTETLQICSQPIVCTQPPGIPEISKKSLRSCPCTGGLELFVLGKNFLKDTRIVFHLDDEDMSSSMEPHWECAVLPDKEFLQQTHLVCVVPPYRRQDLEPNESVSVKLYAVSSGKTSEPHAFLYTAASAAPEPSVGKIESVLPVLTTTSAEATLTSSTEVVSLTSVSTSSLLSPVVTSTSSFASTMEQQPSQPHSEPQQVQQQQQQQQPQQQQQQQQQQQQQEVLKSESCQSPPSSSSPVTPVMMWTTQSQSSCTNVMMPPPPMIASPILSIHSSSDLQLILPDNLKTEILDESSQSSMISENSMQGLPSSTATSQQAASRPLQISGEGSREAPASLLSVVSANVSAAVSPSEETAVNLLGVADMIRNQHPLALSPQDPFSVMQDSPQVKVLSPRHINKESTGLLSSGDGDGSSSGRVQGAGVVDLRMKQQQQQQQDFSTLTTFAATAPDQSLPAQSGHSIEKYLNHIETSPSQNKEPERGGAGGDFVASVQQRGSIISTGRQQQQQVSQPPNILAPTHATKKLDALVNSAAETHQLGSPVPASEISTVNLIGHVSPDAEAIHLQQQHDVMSGSPQPRNSPPIPVKAMILEALMPAPTISGQPMTPVSVAVPANNGAPEKLPEENLLTTIATALLPPMQEPPINTAAGTAASPTCVTTIHRPLQVPSEPIPSAAEQIQQMQVLAQQEVAAMQQVQQVEQVMAQAQQQVEQVVAHAHQQAVQAVQQAQQQVVQQVVQHAQVVQHAVQQVQAVQQVQAVPAVQQAVQQATQEAVQQAVQQATQEVVQQVQAVQQAVQQAQAAQAMQHAVQQDIGSMLSQPAGFVAEASSALASGAAQEPSQQRLTTAAEQAINSVITNATQDIINNRPITTTTAHAIIATKNILNSVATQSAQLMNTAMEGILPKSPTGQGPMVEQVTNKATLPVGNSSQGVSVPVTASGPVNPSNAGPPARKPEDAGGMLPQELTSMSEHDLLSYINPSCFDPQGGFLM; the protein is encoded by the exons GAAGTGCTGGGGGTCTGTCATCAACTGCGACTGGGACTTCCGCGAGAGGAACGGTAGCGCCAACGGCTAGAACATATTCTTCGAGGAGGATCAATCACCCTCGTCAAAGTGCGCAGCCCAAGGTGCTGCTTGCCTCGGCGAGGCCAAACTCTGGTATCCGGGGTTCCGATGAACTCGCGGCGAGACTGATAAGCGCCCAGGACGCCTGTGACAATTCTAACGACTCGGGCCTCGGCTTCGAagagcggcagcagcagcagcagcagcagcagcagctctCCAACGCC GGCTGGAGCGCTGGCGAGGAGGATTCGAAGCGGCGCAGAATGGACATAAAGCTGGAATCGGAGGACGCCAACTTTGCGTTCCCGGAAGTTCAGGCACGCGGCCGAAACGAGACGAAGACCGCTGCAAGGGGCAATACAAATGGTATCGGAGGTGCTTCTATTCCCAGAG ATAGTACGTCAAGAGACGGAAAGACGCAACTGCAGATAATCTGTCAACCAGAGCAGCAGCATAGAGCTAGATACCAAACAGAGGGTTCACGAGGCGCTGTGAAGGATCGGACAGGAAATGGATTCCCAATAGTGCGTCTGGTCGGTTACGACAAGCCAACGACCCTCCAGGTCTTCATTGGCACAGATCTGGGTCGAGTTGCTCCACACATGTTTTACCAGGCATGCAGAGTGAGTGGAAAAAACTCGACCCCTTGCGTTGAGCGCAAGGTGGATGGTACGATTGTCATTGAGGTGGACATGGATCCGGCAAAAGAAATGCTGGTCACCTGTGACTGCGTCGGCATTCTGAAAGAGCGAAATGTTGATGTCGAGCATAGGTTTCCCCAGGAAGCTGGCATTCTTCAGGGGCGCAGCAAAAAGAAATCTACCAGGTGTCGCATGGTGTTTCGCACTACTATTTCGCACCCCAACGGCACCACTGAAACTCTACAAATTTGCTCACAACCCATCGTTTGCA CTCAACCGCCAGGCATACCAGAAATCAGCAAAAAATCTCTCAGGTCATGTCCATGCACCGGTGGGCTGGAGCTGTTCGTGCTGGGAAAGAACTTCCTGAAGGATACACGAATCGTGTTTCACCTGGACGACGAAGATATGTCGAGCAGCATGGAGCCACACTGGGAATGCGCCGTGCTTCCTGACAAGGAATTTCTGCAGCAGACACATCTGGTCTGCGTGGTTCCGCCATACAGACGCCAAGATCTCGAACCCAACGAGTCGGTTAGTGTGAAACTCTACGCAGTTTCATCGGGGAAGACTAGCGAGCCTCATGCTTTTCTTTATACCGCTGCCTCTGCCGCTCCTGAACCATCTGTTGGAAAAATAGAATCTGTTTTACCCGTTTTGACCACTACTTCAGCCGAAGCCACTCTGACTTCGTCCACAGAGGTTGTTTCTCTGACAAGCGTTTCTACGAGCT cGCTACTTTCGCCAGTGGTGACAAGCACGTCAAGTTTCGCATCGACCATGGAACAGCAGCCGTCGCAGCCTCACTCCGAGCCGCAACAAgtgcaacaacaacaacaacaacaacaaccacaacaacaacaacaaca gcagcagcagcagcagcagcaagaAGTGTTGAAGAGCGAGAGCTGCCAGTCACCTCCATCATCAAGTTCGCCAGTAACGCCTGTAATGATGTGGACCACACAGTCCCAGAGTTCGTGCACAAATGTAATGATGCCACCACCTCCGATGATTGCAAGCCCAATACTAAGCATTCACTCGTCTTCCGATCTCCAGCTGATACTCCCCGATAACCTGAAAACCGAGATCCTCGACGAAAGCAGTCAGAGCAGTATGATTAGCGAAAACAGCATGCAGGGACTGCCGAGCAGCACAGCAACCAGCCAGCAAGCAGCGTCCCGTCCCCTGCAAATAAGTGGCGAAGGCTCGAGGGAGGCTCCAGCATCACTTCTGTCTGTCGTTAGCGCTAATGTCTCAGCAGCTGTGAGTCCCTCTGAGGAGACAGCAGTTAATCTGCTCGGGGTCGCAGACATGATTCGAAATCAACATCCGCTCGCCCTCTCTCCGCAAGATCCCTTCAGCGTTATGCAAGACTCTCCTCAAGTGAAGGTCCTCAGTCCACGACACATCAATAAAGAATCGACGGGGCTTTTGTCGTCCGGAGACGGAGACGGAAGCTCCAGTGGACGGGTCCAGGGTGCAGGTGTCGTCGATCtacgaatgaaacaacaacaacagcagcaacaggaTTTCTCCACCCTGACGACGTTTGCTGCAACTGCTCCTGATCAAAGTCTTCCTGCGCAAAGCGGACACAGCATTGAGAAGTATCTGAACCACATTGAGACTTCCCCGTCACAGAACAAGGAGCCAGAGAGAggcggagcaggaggcgatTTTGTGGCCAGCGTCCAGCAGCGAGGGTCGATTATATCGACCGGCaggcaacagcagcagcaggttTCGCAACCTCCAAATATCCTTGCTCCGACACACGCGACTAAGAAATTAGATGCTTTGGTCAATTCTGCAGCTGAAACGCACCAGCTTGGTTCACCAGTTCCAGCCTCTGAAATCTCGACGGTGAATCTGATAGGGCATGTTTCTCCGGACGCCGAGGCGATCCATCTACAGCAGCAGCACGACGTTATGTCTGGATCTCCGCAGCCAAGGAACAGTCCGCCTATTCCTGTTAAGGCGATGATACTCGAGGCACTCATGCCCGCGCCAACTATCTCTGGACAGCCCATGACACCTGTCAGCGTCGCTGTTCCTGCAAATAATGGAGCACCTGAGAAATTGCCTGAGGAAAATCTTCTAACGACTATTGCCACTGCGCTTCTGCCTCCCATGCAGGAACCACCGATCAATACTGCTGCTGGTACCGCCGCTTCGCCTACTTGCGTTACCACCATTCATCGTCCGCTGcag GTACCAAGCGAGCCGATTCCCTCAGCAGCTGAACAGATCCAGCAGATGCAGGTTCTTGCACAGCAGGAAGTGGCTGCAATGCAGCAAGTCCAACAGGTTGAGCAAGTGATGGCACAGGCTCAGCAGCAAGTTGAGCAGGTTGTGGCCCATGCACATCAGCAGGCAGTTCAGGCAGTTCAGCAGGCGCAACAGCAAGTGGTCCAGCAGGTTGTCCAGCATGCGCAGGTGGTCCAGCACGCGGTCCAGCAGGTCCAGGCAGTCCAGCAGGTACAGGCGGTTCCAGCGGTGCAGCAGGCGGTTCAACAGGCTACGCAGGAGGCTGTTCAACAGGCGGTTCAGCAGGCGACCCAAGAAGTGGTCCAGCAAGTCCAGGCGGTTCAGCAAGCGGTGCAGCAGGCACAGGCAGCACAGGCAATGCAGCATGCGGTTCAGCAAGACATAGGATCGATGCTGAGCCAGCCGGCAGGTTTTGTTGCCGAAGCGAGTTCGGCCCTGGCCAGTGGAGCAGCGCAGGAGCCAAGCCAGCAGAGGCTGACAACAGCTGCCGAGCAGGCGATAAATTCAGTGATAACAAACGCGACACAGGATATAATAAACAATCGTCCAATAACTACGACGACAGCGCACGCGATCATTGCCACAAAGAATATTCTCAACAGTGTTGCGACGCAGAGCGCACAGCTAATGAACACCGCCATGGAGGGGATTCTGCCGAAGTCTCCGACTGGACAGGGTCCCATGGTCGAGCAAGTTACCAACAAGGCGACATTGCCAGTGGGCAATTCTAGCCAAGGTGTCAGTGTGCCTGTAACTGCCAGCGGGCCTGTTAATCCCAGCAACGCTGGACCACCTGCCAGGAAACCTGAGGATGCTGGGGGCATGTTGCCACAGGAATTAACTTCTATGTCTGAGCATGACCTTCTCAGCTATATCAATCCCAGCTGTTTTGATCCCCAAGGAGGATTTCTCATGTAG